Proteins encoded within one genomic window of Hermetia illucens chromosome 2, iHerIll2.2.curated.20191125, whole genome shotgun sequence:
- the LOC119648705 gene encoding pre-mRNA-processing factor 6, which produces MANITAAVIANRNKKHFLGIPAPLGYVAGVGRGATGFTTRSDIGPARDANDVSDDRHAPPAAKRKKKEEEEEDDEDLNDSNYDEFSGYSGSLFSKDPYDKDDEEADAIYESIDKRMDEKRKEYREKRMKEDLERYRQERPKIQQQFSDLKRNLINVTAEEWINIPEVGDSRNRKQRNPRAEKFTPLPDSVLSRSLGGETTTNLDPRSGLASVVPGVATPGMLTPTGDLDLRKIGQARNTLMNVKLSQVSDSVAGQTVVDPKGYLTDMQSMIPTYGGDINDIKKARLLLKSVRETNPNHPPAWIASARLEEVTGKVQMARNLIMRGCEINPQSEDLWLEAARLQPPDTAKAVIAQAARHIPTSVRIWIKAADLETELKAKRRVFRKALEHIPNSVRLWKAAVELENPEDARILLSRAVECCNTSVELWLALARLETYENARKVLNKARENIPTDKQIWTTAAKLEEANGNIHMVEKIIDRALTSLSANGVEINREQWFQEAIEAEKSNAVHCCRAIIKAVIAIGVEEEDRKQTWIDDAEYCAKENAFECARAVYAFALQEFPSKKSIWLRAAYFEKNHGTRESLEALLQRAVAHCPKSEVLWLMGAKSKWLAGDVPAARGILSLAFQANPNSEDIWLAAVKLESENSEYERARRLLAKARASAPTPRVMMKSARLEWALENLSEALNLLEEAVKVFPDFPKLWMMKGQIEEQQRRLEKAAQTYTQGLKKCPNSIPLWILSSSLEEREGTLTKARSILERGRLKNPKTARLWLEAIRIELRAGLKEIANNLMARALQECPDAGELWAESIFMESKPQRKTKSVDALKKCEHDPHVLLAVSKLFWSEHKMQKCRDWFNRTVKIDPDLGDAWAYFYKFELLHGNEQQQNEVLERCVAAEPKHGEGWCRVSKHIKNWCYKTPEILKAVVKELTIPT; this is translated from the exons ATGGCGAATATCACGGCAGCCGTGATTGCAAATCGCAATAAAAAGCATTTCCTTGGTATCCCAGCCCCTCTGGGCTATGTGGCCGGTGTTGGACGAGG CGCTACAGGATTCACCACTCGATCGGATATTGGTCCTGCACGAGATGCCAATGATGTTTCCGATGATCGGCACGCTCCTCCCGCTGCAAAGCGTAAAAAgaaagaggaggaggaagaggacgACGAGGACTTGAACGACTCCAACTATGACGAATTCAGTGGATACAGTGGCTCTTTGTTCTCTAAAGATCCTTATGACAAAGATGATGAGGAAGCCGATGCCATATATGAGTCGATAGACAAACGTATGGATGAGAAGCGCAAGGAGTATCGTGAGAAGCGGATGAAAGAGGATTTGGAACGCTATCGTCAGGAACGACCGAAGATTCAACAGcaattctctgatttgaagCGGAACCTTATTAATGTTACCGCAGAAGAATGGATCAATATTCCTGAAGTGGGGGACAGTCGTAATAGGAAGCAACGGAACCCTAGGGCGGAGAAATTCACTCCGCTCCCCGACAGTGTTTTATCTCGTAGTCTTGGAGGGGAAACTACAACAAATCTTGATCCACGTTCCGGATTGGCTTCAGTAGTCCCTGGGGTGGCTACCCCCGGTATGCTGACACCCACAGGGGACTTGGATCTGAGGAAAATCGGCCAAGCTAGGAATACTCTGATGAATGTGAAACTGTCGCAGGTCTCCGACTCTGTAGCTGGACAAACAGTCGTCGATCCAAAAGGTTACTTAACGGACATGCAGAGTATGATACCGACATATGGTGGGGATATCAATGACATAAAGAAGGCTCGCTTGCTCCTGAAGAGTGTGCGAGAGACAAATCCCAATCATCCACCCGCTTGGATAGCTAGTGCTCGTCTAGAGGAAGTTACGGGCAAAGTTCAAATGGCCCGAAATTTGATCATGCGAGGATGTGAAATTAACCCGCAAAGTGAAGACTTGTGGCTGGAAGCAGCGCGGTTGCAGCCTCCAGATACGGCGAAGGCGGTCATCGCACAAGCTGCAAGACACATTCCCACCTCTGTGCGCATTTGGATCAAGGCTGCTGACTTGGAGACTGAATTGAAG GCCAAGCGACGAGTCTTCCGCAAGGCGTTAGAACACATTCCAAACTCCGTACGTCTTTGGAAAGCAGCGGTTGAGCTAGAAAATCCGGAAGATGCTCGTATCCTTCTGTCGCGGGCTGTGGAATGTTGCAACACAAGCGTTGAACTTTGGTTGGCTCTGGCTCGTCTGGAAACCTACGAGAATGCCCGAAAAGTTCTCAACAAAGCTCGTGAAAATATCCCAACTGATAAGCAAATTTGGACAACGGCCGCAAAACTCGAGGAGGCCAACGGGAACATTCACATGGTTGAGAAGATTATTGATCGAGCCTTGACATCGCTGAGCGCAAATGGGGTGGAGATAAACCGCGAGCAATGGTTCCAGGAGGCGATAGAAGCCGAGAAGTCGAATGCCGTGCACTGTTGTCGGGCGATCATTAAGGCGGTGATTGCGATCGGCGTGGAAGAGGAGGATAGAAAGCAGACGTGGATCGATGATGCCGAATAT TGTGCCAAGGAAAATGCCTTCGAATGTGCCCGAGCTGTCTATGCGTTTGCGCTGCAGGAGTTCCCGTCGAAGAAAAGTATTTGGTTGCGTGCTGCCTATTTcgagaagaatcatggaacccgCGAAAGCTTAGAAGCACTGCTCCAGCGCGCGGTCGCCCACTGTCCCAAGTCTGAAGTTCTCTGGCTGATGGGCGCCAAATCCAAATGGCTTGCAGGAGACGTTCCCGCTGCTCGAGGTATCCTATCTCTTGCTTTCCAAGCAAATCCCAATTCCGAGGACATTTGGTTGGCTGCTGTGAAACTCGAGAGTGAAAACTCTGAATACGAGCGTGCCAGACGTCTTTTAGCCAAAGCTCGCGCATCAGCACCTACCCCTCGTGTCATGATGAAGTCCGCTCGACTAGAGTGGGCACTTGAAAATCTGTCCGAAGCCTTGAACCTTCTCGAGGAAGCAGTAAAAGTTTTCCCAGATTTCCCCAAGCTCTGGATGATGAAAGGCCAAATCGAAGAACAACAACGAAGGTTAGAGAAAGCAGCGCAAACCTACACACAAGGATTGAAAAAATGTCCCAACTCAATACCGCTGTGGATTCTATCATCGTCACTCGAAGAACGCGAAGGAACACTCACAAAAGCCCGATCGATTTTGGAGCGTGGTCGTTTGAAAAACCCGAAAACTGCAAGGCTTTGGCTGGAGGCGATTCGCATCGAATTGCGAGCAGGACTTAAAGAAATTGCAAATAATCTGATGGCGAGGGCTTTGCAGGAATGCCCAGATGCAGGTGAACTATGGGCTGAATCAATTTTCATGGAGTCCAAGCCGCAACGGAAAACGAAATCAGTGGACGCACTGAAAAAATGCGAACATGACCCACATGTGCTGTTGGCCGTCTCCAAGCTTTTCTGGTCGGAGCATAAGATGCAGAAATGTCGCGATTGGTTCAATAGAACG GTTAAAATCGATCCGGATCTTGGCGATGCTTGGGCGTATTTCTACAAATTCGAGCTGCTGCACGGCAACGAACAGCAACAGAATGAGGTATTGGAACGATGTGTTGCAGCCGAACCGAAACATGGCGAAGGTTGGTGTCGAGTTAGTAAGCATATTAAAAACTGGTGTTACAAAACGCCGGAGATATTGAAAGCAGTTGTGAAGGAGCTGACGATCCCCACGTAA
- the LOC119647772 gene encoding serine/threonine-protein phosphatase 2B catalytic subunit 2-like, which translates to MTEIISFMRECEVKYSKNVYDECMLTFDCLPLAAVVGNVFLCVHGGIGPHLKFLHDINRIYRFMEIPDDGTFCDLMWADPWRRYNVDMNIPDFMYNVDRNISFYFSYEACCRFLERNNLLTLIRAHSAVAGGYKAYRVTKKGAPSVLTIFSAPAYVSDSDAAAVLEFDSKKLTAAQFTVSPQPYYLPNFENAISYTLPFVVLKISEIFYAILKYVTSSEVDNEELLIEDRNAYALRSKIQDFGRATSRLARQTANSMNLMKLGSLANVNYSRISDFNNLQAEFGETLSNCADDARSARLLETLNQVGERWI; encoded by the coding sequence ATGACTGAAATCATTTCCTTCATGCGAGAATGTGAAGTAAAGTACTCCAAAAACGTCTATGACGAATGCATGCTGACTTTCGACTGTCTCCCGCTGGCAGCGGTTGTCGGAAATGTATTTCTGTGTGTTCATGGAGGCATCGGACCCCATTTGAAGTTTCTCCACGATATAAATCGAATATATCGCTTCATGGAAATTCCGGATGATGGAACCTTTTGCGATCTCATGTGGGCGGATCCTTGGAGGCGATACAATGTCGACATGAACATACCCGACTTCATGTACAATGTAGATCGTAATATTTCATTTTACTTCTCATACGAAGCTTGTTGCCGTTTTTTGGAAAGAAACAATTTATTGACTTTAATTCGAGCCCATTCTGCGGTAGCAGGTGGATATAAAGCGTATCGGGTGACCAAGAAAGGAGCACCGTCAGTTTTAACTATTTTTTCGGCCCCGGCATATGTAAGTGATAGTGACGCGGCTGCAGTTCTAGAATTTGATAGTAAGAAATTAACGGCCGCTCAATTTACCGTTTCGCCGCAGCCTTATTATTTGCCCAATTTCGAAAATGCAATCAGTTACACGTTGCCGTTCGTTGTgttaaaaatatctgaaatctTCTATGCCATATTGAAATACGTTACTTCAAGCGAAGTTGATAATGAAGAACTACTGATAGAAGATCGCAATGCATATGCGCTACGCAGTAAAATCCAAGATTTCGGAAGGGCCACATCAAGGCTAGCAAGGCAAACGGCAAATAGTATGAATTTAATGAAATTAGGATCTTTGGCAAATGTAAATTATTCGCGAATTAGCGATTTTAACAACCTACAAGCAGAATTCGGAGAAACATTATCTAATTGTGCTGACGACGCTAGGAGTGCTAGGTTGCTGGAAACCTTAAATCAAGTTGGTGAACGTTGGATATAA